One window of the Aptenodytes patagonicus chromosome 5, bAptPat1.pri.cur, whole genome shotgun sequence genome contains the following:
- the EPHX4 gene encoding epoxide hydrolase 4 — MARPGAACPPPARRVMVAARALLFWALVYGYCGVCACIAGLRLLWSIGRRPGETFRWVVRENPPACLNDPSLGTHCYVRIKDSGLRFHYVAAGERGKPLMLLLHGFPEFWYSWRHQLREFKSEYRVVALDLRGYGETDAPSHKENYKLDCLITDIKDILESLGYNKCVLVGHDWGGMIAWLVAICYPEMVTKLIVVNFPHPSVFTEYILRHPSQLIKSGYYFFFQMPWFPEFMFTVNDFKVLKSLFTSQATGIGRKGCRLTAEDIEAYLYVFSQPGALTGPINHYRNIFSCLPLQHHEVIMPTLLLWGERDAFMEVEMAEITRIYVKNHFRLTILSEASHWLQQDQPDIVNKLIWTFLKEETTRKRE, encoded by the exons ATGGCGAGACCCGGCGCCGcgtgcccgccgcccgcccgccgggtgATGGTGGCCGCCCGGGCGCTGCTCTTCTGGGCGCTGGTGTACGGCTACTGCGGGGTGTGCGCCTGCATCGCCGGGCTGCGGCTGCTCTGGAGCATCGGCCGGCGGCCGGGCGAGACCTTCCGCTGGGTGGTGCGGGAGAACCCCCCCGCCTGCCTCAACGACCCCTCCCTGGGCACCCACTGCTACGTCCGGATCAAG gATTCAGGGTTAAGATTCCACTATGTGGCTGCCGGAGAAAGGGGTAAACCACTCATGCTGCTGCTTCATGGCTTTCCAGAATTCTG GTATTCTTGGCGCCATCAATTGCGGGAATTTAAAAGCGAGTATCGAGTGGTGGCCCTGGATTTGAGAGGTTATGGAGAGACAGATGCTCCTTCTCACAAAGAAAATTACAAGTTAGATTGCCTGATAACAGATATAAAGGATATTTTGGAATCTCTAG GATACAACAAGTGTGTGTTGGTCGGCCATGACTGGGGAGGAATGATCGCTTGGTTAGTGGCTATATGCTACCCTGAAATGGTGACTAAGCTGATTGTCGTTAATTTCCCTCATCCTTCTGTGTTTACAG aatacaTTCTACGACATCCATCACAATTGATTAAATCTGGTTACTACTTCTTTTTCCAAATGCCATGGTTTCCTGAATTCATGTTTACAGTAAATGATTTCAAG gTTCTGAAAAGTTTATTTACCAGCCAGGCCACAGGAATTGGAAGGAAAGGCTGCAGATTAACAGCAGAGGATATTGAAGCTTATCTCTATGTCTTTTCACAACCTGGAGCGTTAACTGGACCCATTaatcattacagaaatattttcag ctgcctgcctctgcagcaCCATGAAGTCATCATGCCAACCCTGCTGTTATGGGGAGAAAGAGATGCGTTTATGGAAGTTGAGATGGCAGAAATTACACGGATTTATGTTAAAAATCATTTCAGATTAACTATTTTGTCTGAAGCCAGTCATTGGCTCCAGCAGGATCAACCTGACATAGTGAACAAGTTGATATGGACCTTTCTAAAGGAAGAgacaacaagaaaaagagaatga